AGGTCTGTTTCTCTTTCTCTGCAAACGTAAATTGCGGTGATACCTCTTCAAACATGGGGAAATTCCTCGTTTAATGGTTTTCGGTTAACAACTTGTGGCTGGAACGTTTGCTAACACTGCCAAAACCTTCTTTAACTGACAACCGAAAGGTTTTTCGGAGAAAAACCGTACTGAAAACTGATAACTTTAAAAAACAAAACACCCTCACTGAAATCGTCTGCTTCAGTGATGGGCGTTCAAATAAAAACTACTGATCTTCTCGTGATTAGCCCACCACAGCATAACGAATAGCAATAATAATGAATATGGCGCGCAAACCCGTGACAGCAGAAAGGCTATCTTGGTATTGGGTATTATAGCGCACAAATTTCCTATATTGCGATGTCAGTGTGGTAAGCAATGAATAAAACATCCGATAATCTCGCTCGGTGTAAACCTAAATTAAACAATGTGTGTTTATTAATTGTATGATACCACATGCTATGGTGTGATGTCAAATCTTTTTCGCATAGACATAGACGCTGAGATTGGTATATAATTGTAACAACTCCAATTCTCAGCGGATGCTGAAAATTCCCTAATGAAGCCAGAGGTAATTTCACCCATGAAACATAACAAAAAATGTCTATTGAGTCTCTTCGCTTTAGTATTTCTCTTCTCATGTGCGCGAACACCGCAACAGAAAGTTTCCGAAAGCCTTCCACCCCTAACAGCAGACCTCGCAGCCGAAAAAGGCAAAGCATCTATAGTCCGTATTACCGGTGGTAATTTGACGAAAATAGGTGCAGGCAGCGGTTTCTTTGTGGGACCTGATAAAGTTGTGACGAATCTTCACGTCGTCGCACGTCCCGGACCCATTTTCGCGAAACTCAGCGATGATGAAACCATCTGGATGATTGAGGGGGTCGCGGCGTATGATATGGAAAACGACCTCGTCGTCCTAAAAATCGCAGGTGAAGGCGTGCCACTCTCTCTTGCTAACAGTGATGATGCCAGAAATGGTGAACGCGTTTATGCCATAGGCTACCCTGGGGGTGGCGCGTACAAACTCACAGAGGGAATGATACGCAGCAGCCGGTATAAAGATAAATGGCTACAGACAACAGCCGATATTTCTCAGGGAAACAGTGGCGGACCTATGCTAAACGGTGAAGGTAAAGTCATCGGCATCAGTACCGCCGTAGACGATTCCTTCAGTTACGCTGTTCCGTCAAACTTACTCAAGGCACTGCTTTCCGAACCCGCGCACGTTCAACCTTTGGTGGATTGGTACAAACAAAAGCGTATCCGTGCGTATGGTTACCACCAACGCGGAGAAGATAAATACAATGGGAACGATTATAAAGCGGCGATAACCGACCTCAATAGGTCCGTTGAAGTGGACCCTGAATTTACCGATGCCTACGCTACGCGTGGAAACGTGGCAGTCCATTATGGTGAATCTATGGCAAAGTATGGTAGCATCACTGAAGCGCGGCAACACTATCACATAGCGATAGCCGACTATACCGAGGCTATCAGATTAGAGCCTGAAGATGATGCAAACTACAACGGTCGCGCACATACACGGTGCCACTACGGTGAATATGAAGTCAAGCGACGAAATACGACAGCCGCCCAAAAACAGTATCAAGCAGCGATAGAAGACTATACCAAAGCCATCGAGTTAGATTCAGACGACGATAGAAATTATAGCGGTCGCGGCTGGGCAAAGTCGCTCCTTGGCGAGCTGAACGCTGAACAAGGAGAATTTGACAAAGCCCAAAAACAGTATCAAGCGGCGATAAAGGACTATACCATAGCGATTAAGTTAGAGGCTGAAGATGATACAAATTACAAGGATCGTGGATGGGTGAAGTTCCGCCTCGGAGAGTTGAGAACGAAACAGGAAAAAACTGCGGAGGCTCGGAAACAGTATCAGGCAGCGATTACTGACAGCGAAAAATCCATCCAACTCAATCCAGACAGAGCCGCTGCCTATCATACCCGTGGTGTCGCAAAGGCTGCCCTTGGTGACTATAACGGTGCGATAGATGACTTGGATGTAGCTATAGAAAATAGCCGTAGTTATACTGAAGCCTATAACAGCCGCGGGAAAGCGAAGCGGGCACTCGCACAACATGACGCTGCAAAAACTGATTTTGAGAGAGCACTGCAATCGCGGGGGAGAGGCGATATAACGACACAGGAGTTGGAAAGAGCATCAACTGAAATGGTGCGGATCCCAGCAGGCAAATTTCAGATGGGCAGCAATGAAATCACGGAAGCAACTCCCAGACACACCGTCTACCTCGACGAATTCTATATCGACCCGTATGAAGTGACGAACGCACAATTCAAGGCGTTCATTGATGCAAACCCTGAGTGGCACAGAGACAACATTCCGAGTGAATACCACGATGGCAACTATCTCAAACACTGGGATGGGAACGACTACGCCAATTGGCAAGCCCATCATCCGGTTGTCTATGTGAATTGGTACGCCGCGATGGCTTATGCGAAGTGGGTCGGCAAGCGGCTGCCGACAGAGGCGGAATGGGAGCGGGCAGCGCGCGGCGGCATTGCGCATAAACGTTATGTGTGGGGGAATTCTCGAGACCCCGGCAGAGCGAACTACGGGTATTACGGAAAGTACACCCGAAATGTCGGGAGTTATCTACCAAACGGGTACGGTTTACACGACATGGGCGGGAATGTATGGGAACTGTGTTTGGATGAATATAACAAAAACTTTTATAGACGTTCCCCAAAGGAAAACCCAATCGCGGGTGTCTCCGATATTGAGGCATTGATGGCAGATTTCACGAGTGTTCAAACGCGGCGCGTGTCCCGCGGTGGTTCTTGGAATACGCCTGGACCCGCGAGTGTGGCGAGTCGTGGGAGTGATAAGCCGACAAACACCAACGGTTGGCTCGGCTTCCGTTGCGCAAAAAGCGCACCACGCCAGCAAGATGCCGAAGCGAATCCTTCATCTGACACTGCCGAGTGAAAAGGATTTATAGTGAA
The Candidatus Poribacteria bacterium DNA segment above includes these coding regions:
- a CDS encoding SUMF1/EgtB/PvdO family nonheme iron enzyme: MKHNKKCLLSLFALVFLFSCARTPQQKVSESLPPLTADLAAEKGKASIVRITGGNLTKIGAGSGFFVGPDKVVTNLHVVARPGPIFAKLSDDETIWMIEGVAAYDMENDLVVLKIAGEGVPLSLANSDDARNGERVYAIGYPGGGAYKLTEGMIRSSRYKDKWLQTTADISQGNSGGPMLNGEGKVIGISTAVDDSFSYAVPSNLLKALLSEPAHVQPLVDWYKQKRIRAYGYHQRGEDKYNGNDYKAAITDLNRSVEVDPEFTDAYATRGNVAVHYGESMAKYGSITEARQHYHIAIADYTEAIRLEPEDDANYNGRAHTRCHYGEYEVKRRNTTAAQKQYQAAIEDYTKAIELDSDDDRNYSGRGWAKSLLGELNAEQGEFDKAQKQYQAAIKDYTIAIKLEAEDDTNYKDRGWVKFRLGELRTKQEKTAEARKQYQAAITDSEKSIQLNPDRAAAYHTRGVAKAALGDYNGAIDDLDVAIENSRSYTEAYNSRGKAKRALAQHDAAKTDFERALQSRGRGDITTQELERASTEMVRIPAGKFQMGSNEITEATPRHTVYLDEFYIDPYEVTNAQFKAFIDANPEWHRDNIPSEYHDGNYLKHWDGNDYANWQAHHPVVYVNWYAAMAYAKWVGKRLPTEAEWERAARGGIAHKRYVWGNSRDPGRANYGYYGKYTRNVGSYLPNGYGLHDMGGNVWELCLDEYNKNFYRRSPKENPIAGVSDIEALMADFTSVQTRRVSRGGSWNTPGPASVASRGSDKPTNTNGWLGFRCAKSAPRQQDAEANPSSDTAE